ACCGGCTCAGTCGCAGTGGACCATGTCAGATGGTCCACACGAACTGAACCAATGGCAAGTCGAAATGCTCGAGCGAACGCGCGAGTTTCAGGGATTGGTCGACACGAAGCTGCTGATCTTGCAGCGAACGCTTGTAAAACTGGAACAAGCCGCCAGCCAACTTCCCGCGGAAGAGCGTGAAACGCTGCGGCCCGTCGTAGAAGAAAGCGAACAAATCGTTCGTGAAGGAAGCCCCAACTTTCGGTCTGTCTCAGAGCTTCTCTGCGACGACGAGAAACTGGCCGACATTTACAGCCTGGCCGACAACGGCTCGTCCGCCAGTGAGATCGCCCAGCAGTTGGACATCGAAGTTGAACACGTCGAAGCCGTGCTAAGGCTGAGAAAGAACTGACGTTCGCCTCTAACTCGATTCTTCAGGTCGTCGCCTTGGGACGCAACAAGATCGGCACCAACCAGATCAACAGGCCCCACACCAGCAGATCCAGACACAACGCCTGCCAGTGAAACGTTTCTAACTCGCCACGCTGCCAACGAGCAATTGGAAACGGAAAGCCAATCTTCGTCCAAAAACCAACCGGCAAACCATATCGCATCGGCCAGTTGCTCAACACTGCCAGTCCGACCAAGATAGCCGACCAGACGCCCCTGCGTGAAGCAAAGCTTCGGCGTTGTGGCTTGTCAGAGAGAGTCTTGGTGTTCATGCGCTGCTTTTAGGATCGAGTACGAAAAGCTTCGTTACTGTCAGTTTGCCAGAATGCGACTTCGATCGCCAAGATTTTGTACAGTGGCTTTGCATCCCGCGAGACAAGAAACAGAAAAGCCCACGTCCTGAGATCGTGACGTGGGCTTCGTTTAGTTTTCGACCGACGCTTAGTGAATGCGCTGCCCTGGCTTGGCACCTTCATCGGGGCTCAGCAAGAACACTTCTTCGCCGCCAGGACCGCTGTCCCCTTATTTTATTCTTCAAGACGATAAGAACAGTACTCTGGATTTTCGGGATCCCAAAACACGAGCAGTCGATCACACTCTGGGCACTTATAGAATGTGAATCCGTTAACCGCTAAAGCGGCAGAAATATCATCGGTTGGAAAAGCAGACTCAGGTGCTTTTGAAAACTCTTTAACTAACGGCCACATTTTTGCATCAGGAATTCCCCAATATAGATCTTCGCAAGGAGATTCGATATCAATTAATACAAATCCACATCTACATCTTGTTTTTGACATATCCATTTCCTCACGAGGATAATAGGCCGGGCTCCTTTCCTGACCTCGTTCCTTACATCGATCTCCATTCAGCAATAAACTGCCCTGCCAACATTGCAAATACAACCAAGGGATCTTCCTTCTTGTTTTTGGCTAACTCTTCAAGCGCGAATGCCCATCCAGCTGCGTTTGATTCACCAGTTAATGAATGCAGCCAATCCGCAAACCGAAAATAAAAACCGTTTAGGTGAAGAATTGCGCCTAGTTTTTCAAAAGCCTCTTGGTGACCGTATAGCAAGTATTCAAGATCCTTCAGTGATTTAAAATACATGCCCGGCTTTTCCATAGCTCGCTGAATTAAATCACTGCAAAAAGACTTATAGTCAGAATCCGAAATGGATGTCATTAGCATATTCCCATAGAAGAAATTAGCGGGGCGGGGTTCCTGACCCATTCTCTCTTCTCAGCTGCTCGAACTCCCAGCAATTCTCTTTTACGTGATACTGAGCTTCTGCTGATCGCAACAATTCATCTAGTGACGCATAGTACCCTTCAACCCTAGCATTGCCATCGCGGCTTATGAGATTTAAAAACACACCTTCATCTTGTGTGCATTTCCACGCCTCAACTTCCATTACGTCATATATTCCCTGGCCTGGAAGTGACTTGGCCACCGCTATTCGGTGGATCGTGAGCTCCTTAAAGCGATCAAAGAGATCTACAAATTCTTCGTATCCTGCTTCGTCGCTCCCGAATTTCTCGGCAATCATCCGCCATGCACTTCCTTCGTATCTCGTCCAACGACCATGAATTGACTTTCTCGATTTGCCGTACTTCCGAGCTACCCAATTTGAAAACTGGCCAAATGACAACGGCCCTTCCATGAGGCGTGATCGACGTTGCGGGAATTTCTCAGAGAATCCCTGAAAAGCTGCTTCAATCGCGTGAAGCTTTCTTAGTGCTGGATTCTGCTTAGCTCGGAGTATGAACTCGCGGACAAAACTGCTTGCGTTGTTCACTTTCCCACTCGATTTGTTTAGGCCGGAATATAAGGGGGCGGAACTCCTGCCTCAACAACAATAAAAAGCCCTCCCAAGGTAATCCCTGGCAGGGCTTTTTGGTTTTCGTTTGGCGAACCCAACCTAGTGAATGCGCTGCCCTGGCTTGGCACCTTCATCGGGGCTCAGCAGGAAGACTTCTTCGCCGCCAGGACCGCTGGCGCAGACCATGCCTTCGCTCAGGCCGAACTTCATCTGACGTGGCTTCAGGTTGGCGACCATGATTACCAATCGGCCGACCAGTTCTTCCGGCTTGTAGGCAGCCTTGATACCGGCGAAGACCTGCTTGCGGTGATCGCCACCGAGGCCCAGCGTCAGCTTCAGCAGCTTACGAGCATCAGGCACTTCTTCTGCCGACAGAACGCGGGCAACACGCAGGTCGACCTTCACGAAGTCGTCGATCGTGCATTCTTCGGCCATCGGTTCGTCGACCATTGGCTGGGCACTGTCTTCAAACTTGGCGGCCGTTTCGTCGGCCTGGCTGGCACCGGCCGGAGCTTCGGCGGCGGCTTCTTCTTTACTGTCTTCAATCATGGCATGCACCTTTTCAATTTCGACGCGTTGGATCAAGTGTTCAAATTTGTTGACCGCCGTACCAGTCAGCGGCGTTTGCGATTGCTGCCAACTGACGATCGGATCGTTCAGCAGATTGCCGGTATCGACCGCCAGCTTCGGCAGAACTGGAGCCAGGTAGACCACAATTTGACGGAACAAATTGATACCGACCGTACACACATCTTGCAGCTTCTGGGCGTTCTCCGGATCTTTCCGCAGTTCCCACGGCTTGTTCGATTCGATATACGGATTGGCGGCGTCGGCCAGCTCCAGGATCAGACGCATCGCCTTGTTCAAGTCGCAATCTTCGTACGCCTTGGCGATCTCTTCGCCTGCCTTGGCACCCTTTTCAAACAGGCCGCCATCTTCCGGATAAACTTCCGAGAGGCCGGTCTTCTCAACGAACTTGGCGGCCCGCGAGGCAAGGTTCACGATCTTGCCACGCAGGTCGGCGTCGACCTTCTCGACGAACTCTTTCACGTTCAGATCCAAGTCGTCCAGTCTCGGGCCGAGCTTGGTGGCGTAGTAGTATCGCAGGTAGGCCGGGTCTAAGTGCTTCAGGTAGGTCGCCGCTTTGACGAACGTCCCGTCGCTCTTCGACATCTTCTTGCCATCGACCGTCAGGAATCCGTGAATGTGCACCTTGGTTGGCAGCGTGAAGCCCGCCGTCTTGAGCATGCCAGGCCAGAACAGCGTGTGGAAGTACGTGATGTCTTTGCCGATGAAATGATGGACTTCCGTTTCTGGATTCTTCCACCAGTCGGCCAATTCTTCGCCGTTCTTCTTGCACCACTGCCAGGTCGACGCGATGTAGCCAATCGGAGCATCGAACCAGACATACCAATAGTCGCCAGGACTATCGGGGATCTCGAAACCGAAGTAAGGCCCTGGACGCGAGATGTCCCAGTCCTTCAGCTCTGGCTCTTTCGGGTTATCGAGAAAGTGGCCCTTCAGGTAGTTGGCCACTTCGTCCTGCAGATGCTTGCCACACTGGGTCCACTCGTTAAGGAACTCGTGCAGTTGTTCCAGGCGAACGAACAAGTGCTTGGCGGTCTTCAGTTCCGGCGTCGCTCCGGAAAGGGTGCTCTTCGGATCGATTAATTCGGCCGGCGTGTAGGCGGCGCCACACTTCGAGCAGTTATCGCCAGGCTGGTTCTCGGACTTGCAATTCGGACAAGTTCCCCGGACGAAACGATCGGCGAGGAACGTTTTCTTTTCC
This genomic interval from Bremerella sp. JC817 contains the following:
- the metG gene encoding methionine--tRNA ligase — encoded protein: MARRILVTSALPYANGPIHIGHLVEYIQTDIWVRFQNLFGNDCRYFCADDTHGTAIMISAQKNGVTEEEFIAKMSEEHQQDFAGFGIEFDNYGSTNSEENRVLCHEFWQSLRDADLVVEKDVHQLFDPEKKTFLADRFVRGTCPNCKSENQPGDNCSKCGAAYTPAELIDPKSTLSGATPELKTAKHLFVRLEQLHEFLNEWTQCGKHLQDEVANYLKGHFLDNPKEPELKDWDISRPGPYFGFEIPDSPGDYWYVWFDAPIGYIASTWQWCKKNGEELADWWKNPETEVHHFIGKDITYFHTLFWPGMLKTAGFTLPTKVHIHGFLTVDGKKMSKSDGTFVKAATYLKHLDPAYLRYYYATKLGPRLDDLDLNVKEFVEKVDADLRGKIVNLASRAAKFVEKTGLSEVYPEDGGLFEKGAKAGEEIAKAYEDCDLNKAMRLILELADAANPYIESNKPWELRKDPENAQKLQDVCTVGINLFRQIVVYLAPVLPKLAVDTGNLLNDPIVSWQQSQTPLTGTAVNKFEHLIQRVEIEKVHAMIEDSKEEAAAEAPAGASQADETAAKFEDSAQPMVDEPMAEECTIDDFVKVDLRVARVLSAEEVPDARKLLKLTLGLGGDHRKQVFAGIKAAYKPEELVGRLVIMVANLKPRQMKFGLSEGMVCASGPGGEEVFLLSPDEGAKPGQRIH